In one window of Streptomyces roseofulvus DNA:
- a CDS encoding M18 family aminopeptidase codes for MSSAASRPASAPFGPGHTDDLMTFLSASPSPYHAVANAAERLEKAGFRRVEETAAWDGTSGGKFVTRGGAIIAWYVPAGADPHTPYRIVGAHTDSPNLRVKPRPDMGTQGWRQIAVEIYGGTLLNTWLDRDLGLAGRLTLRDGSHRLVNVDRPLLRVPQLAIHLDRSANDGLKLDRQRHMQPVWGTGDVHEGDLIEFVAGEAGVDAEDVAGWDLMVHAVDAPAYLGRDRELVAGPRMDNLISVHAGVAALTALAGRDDLPYIPVLAAFDHEENGSEADTGAQGPLLGTVLERSVYARGGGYEDRARAFAGTVCLSSDTGHAVHPNYAERHDPTHHPRVNGGPILKVNVNQRYATDGTGRAVFAAACEKAGVPWQSFVSNNDMPCGTTIGPITAARHGITTVDIGVAILSMHSARELCGAEDPYLLANALVAFLEG; via the coding sequence ATGAGCAGCGCAGCTTCCCGACCGGCGTCCGCACCCTTCGGCCCCGGCCACACCGATGACCTGATGACCTTCCTCTCGGCGTCCCCGTCGCCGTACCACGCGGTGGCCAACGCCGCCGAGCGGCTGGAGAAGGCGGGCTTCCGCCGGGTCGAGGAGACCGCGGCGTGGGACGGGACCAGCGGCGGGAAGTTCGTCACCCGCGGCGGCGCGATCATCGCCTGGTACGTGCCCGCCGGCGCCGACCCGCACACCCCGTACCGGATCGTCGGCGCCCACACCGACTCCCCCAACCTGCGCGTCAAGCCCCGCCCCGACATGGGCACCCAGGGCTGGCGGCAGATCGCCGTGGAGATCTACGGCGGCACCCTCCTCAACACCTGGCTCGACCGCGACCTCGGCCTCGCGGGCCGGCTCACCCTCCGCGACGGCAGCCACCGGCTCGTCAACGTCGACCGGCCGCTGCTGCGCGTCCCGCAGCTCGCCATCCACCTCGACCGCAGCGCCAACGACGGCCTGAAGCTGGACCGCCAGCGCCACATGCAGCCGGTCTGGGGCACCGGAGACGTCCACGAGGGCGACCTCATCGAGTTCGTCGCCGGCGAGGCCGGCGTGGACGCCGAGGACGTGGCCGGCTGGGACCTGATGGTGCACGCCGTCGACGCCCCCGCCTACCTCGGCCGCGACCGCGAGCTCGTCGCCGGGCCGCGCATGGACAACCTGATCTCCGTGCACGCCGGCGTCGCCGCGCTCACCGCCCTCGCGGGCCGCGACGACCTCCCGTACATCCCGGTCCTCGCCGCCTTCGACCACGAGGAGAACGGCTCCGAGGCCGACACCGGCGCCCAGGGCCCCCTCCTCGGCACCGTCCTGGAGCGCTCCGTCTACGCCCGCGGCGGCGGCTACGAGGACCGCGCCCGCGCCTTCGCCGGCACGGTCTGCCTCTCCTCCGACACCGGGCACGCCGTCCACCCCAACTACGCGGAGCGGCACGACCCGACGCACCACCCGCGCGTCAACGGCGGCCCGATCCTCAAGGTCAACGTCAACCAGCGGTACGCCACCGACGGCACCGGCCGCGCCGTCTTCGCCGCCGCGTGCGAGAAGGCGGGCGTGCCGTGGCAGTCGTTCGTCTCCAACAACGACATGCCCTGCGGGACCACGATCGGCCCCATCACGGCCGCCCGCCACGGCATCACCACCGTCGACATCGGCGTGGCGATCCTCTCCATGCACAGCGCCCGCGAACTCTGCGGCGCCGAGGACCCCTACCTCCTCGCCAACGCCCTGGTCGCCTTCCTGGAGGGCTGA